Proteins encoded by one window of Acinonyx jubatus isolate Ajub_Pintada_27869175 chromosome X, VMU_Ajub_asm_v1.0, whole genome shotgun sequence:
- the LOC106982042 gene encoding granulocyte-macrophage colony-stimulating factor receptor subunit alpha-like isoform X2 — protein sequence MAARRETERESRWPARRLEPWGLPRPPSRPLGPLATTILFCMLLDPALPLTQEHQDVPTTEWVPSLNMKFDRRTMELSWDCKENTTYLECVMIHKEKGEIRKKPKNKDCHCNFSHDSLHGGVTFVVKVNGTQGPIPEKLVYTNPGGEGTAAQNFSCFIYNVNFMNCTWAKGRAAPDDVQYFLYIQDFKEKRERECPHYVTDSGTHVGCHLHDLSGLTFRNYFLVNGTSRETAVQFFDTILSLKKIEIYSPPDNVSVDCNPSHCQILWDPPRTRHPSSAWDFNYQLRIQKQNNKEHAGNQLIDVTGKSENKYNFPSPEPRPTHTVTIRASDARGQHWSAWSQPVEFGSTQATASFVHVYVLVVLGTFVCALILSCLVKRLFASETLFPRIPHIKDKWSENVHTDHQGGPAHRAPGSHPQPSATRAPLAGFPKTRHPRPPCAPQIIWEKSTPDTGKIDHEEILTVEEVTVAPESV from the exons ATGGCAGCGCGccgggaaacagagagagaaagcaggtggCCAGCGCGGAGGCTGGAGCCCTGGG GGCTTCCTCGTCCTCCCAGCCGCCCCCTGGGACCCTTGGCCACCACCATCCTGTTCTGTATGCTGCTGGACCCAGCATTACCCCTGACTCAGGAGCACCAGG ATGTTCCAACCACAGAATGGGTCCCCAGTCTAAATATGAAGTTTGACCGAAGGACAATGGAACTGAGTTGGGACTGCAAAGAAAACACTACCTACCTCGAATGTGTGATGATCcacaaggagaaaggagagatcaGAAAAAAG CCCAAGAACAAAGACTGTCACTGCAACTTTTCCCATGATTCTCTCCATGGGGGAGTCACGTTCGTGGTTAAAGTAAATGGCACCCAAGGACCGATTCCAGAAAAACTGGTCTACACTAACCCAG GTGGCGAGGGCACCGCTGCCCAAAACTTCTCCTGTTTTATCTACAATGTGAACTTCATGAACTGCACTTGGGCGAAAGGTCGGGCTGCGCCTGATGACGTCCAATATTTCTTGTACATACAAGACTTTAA GGAAAAACGGGAAAGAGAGTGTCCTCATTACGTGACGGACTCAGGAACCCACGTCGGATGTCACCTGCACGATCTGTCGGGATTAACGTTCCGCAATTACTTCCTGGTGAACGGTACCAGCCGAGAGACGGCGGTCCAGTTTTTTGATACGATTTTGTCCTtgaaaaaaatag AAATATACAGCCCGCCCGACAACGTCAGCGTCGACTGCAACCCGTCCCACTGCCAGATCCTCTGGGACCCGCCCAGGACGCGACACCCCTCGTCCGCCTGGGACTTCAACTACCAGCTGCGCATCCAGAAACAG aacaacAAGGAACACGCCGGAAATCAACTG ATCGACGTGACCGGCAAATcggaaaataaatacaacttccCGAGTCCAGAGCCCAGACCCACGCACACTGTGACGATACGGGCCTCAGACGCACGGGGACAGCATTGGAGTGCCTGGAGCCAGCCCGTGGAGTTTG gcTCCACACAAGCCACAGCCAGCTTTGTGCACGTCTATGTGCTCGTGGTCCTGGGGACCTTCGTCTGTGCCCTGATTCTCAGCTGCCTTGTGAAAAG GTTGTTTGCATCAGAGACCTTATTCCCGCGGATTCCGCACATCAAGGATAAATGGAGTGAGAACGTTCACACTGACCACcag GGCGGCCCCGCCCACCGGGCCCCCGGTTCCCATCCACAGCCCTCGGCCACCCGAGCCCCGCTCGCTGGGTTCCCGAAAACCCGACACCCCCGTCCTCCCTGTGCTCCCCAGATCATCTGGGAGAAATCCACCCCGGATACAGGAAAGATCGACCATGAAGAGATCCTAACCGTGGAGGAAGTCACCGTCGCCCCGGAGAGCGTGTGA
- the LOC106982042 gene encoding granulocyte-macrophage colony-stimulating factor receptor subunit alpha-like isoform X3 yields MTSRFTAMSSSGTVGILGQEPHNVTNHPVRRAALPWVPCPPPLGLPRPPSRPLGPLATTILFCMLLDPALPLTQEHQDVPTTEWVPSLNMKFDRRTMELSWDCKENTTYLECVMIHKEKGEIRKKPKNKDCHCNFSHDSLHGGVTFVVKVNGTQGPIPEKLVYTNPGGEGTAAQNFSCFIYNVNFMNCTWAKGRAAPDDVQYFLYIQDFKEKRERECPHYVTDSGTHVGCHLHDLSGLTFRNYFLVNGTSRETAVQFFDTILSLKKIEIYSPPDNVSVDCNPSHCQILWDPPRTRHPSSAWDFNYQLRIQKQNNKEHAGNQLIDVTGKSENKYNFPSPEPRPTHTVTIRASDARGQHWSAWSQPVEFGSTQATASFVHVYVLVVLGTFVCALILSCLVKRLFASETLFPRIPHIKDKWSENVHTDHQIIWEKSTPDTGKIDHEEILTVEEVTVAPESV; encoded by the exons ATGACTTCACGCTTCACCGCAATGTCCTCCTCGGGGACTGTCGGCATCCTCGGCCAAGAGCCGCACAACGTGACTAACCATCCAGTCAGAAGAGCAGCCCTCCCGTGGGTCCCCTGCCCGCCACCCTTGG GGCTTCCTCGTCCTCCCAGCCGCCCCCTGGGACCCTTGGCCACCACCATCCTGTTCTGTATGCTGCTGGACCCAGCATTACCCCTGACTCAGGAGCACCAGG ATGTTCCAACCACAGAATGGGTCCCCAGTCTAAATATGAAGTTTGACCGAAGGACAATGGAACTGAGTTGGGACTGCAAAGAAAACACTACCTACCTCGAATGTGTGATGATCcacaaggagaaaggagagatcaGAAAAAAG CCCAAGAACAAAGACTGTCACTGCAACTTTTCCCATGATTCTCTCCATGGGGGAGTCACGTTCGTGGTTAAAGTAAATGGCACCCAAGGACCGATTCCAGAAAAACTGGTCTACACTAACCCAG GTGGCGAGGGCACCGCTGCCCAAAACTTCTCCTGTTTTATCTACAATGTGAACTTCATGAACTGCACTTGGGCGAAAGGTCGGGCTGCGCCTGATGACGTCCAATATTTCTTGTACATACAAGACTTTAA GGAAAAACGGGAAAGAGAGTGTCCTCATTACGTGACGGACTCAGGAACCCACGTCGGATGTCACCTGCACGATCTGTCGGGATTAACGTTCCGCAATTACTTCCTGGTGAACGGTACCAGCCGAGAGACGGCGGTCCAGTTTTTTGATACGATTTTGTCCTtgaaaaaaatag AAATATACAGCCCGCCCGACAACGTCAGCGTCGACTGCAACCCGTCCCACTGCCAGATCCTCTGGGACCCGCCCAGGACGCGACACCCCTCGTCCGCCTGGGACTTCAACTACCAGCTGCGCATCCAGAAACAG aacaacAAGGAACACGCCGGAAATCAACTG ATCGACGTGACCGGCAAATcggaaaataaatacaacttccCGAGTCCAGAGCCCAGACCCACGCACACTGTGACGATACGGGCCTCAGACGCACGGGGACAGCATTGGAGTGCCTGGAGCCAGCCCGTGGAGTTTG gcTCCACACAAGCCACAGCCAGCTTTGTGCACGTCTATGTGCTCGTGGTCCTGGGGACCTTCGTCTGTGCCCTGATTCTCAGCTGCCTTGTGAAAAG GTTGTTTGCATCAGAGACCTTATTCCCGCGGATTCCGCACATCAAGGATAAATGGAGTGAGAACGTTCACACTGACCACcag ATCATCTGGGAGAAATCCACCCCGGATACAGGAAAGATCGACCATGAAGAGATCCTAACCGTGGAGGAAGTCACCGTCGCCCCGGAGAGCGTGTGA
- the LOC106982042 gene encoding granulocyte-macrophage colony-stimulating factor receptor subunit alpha-like isoform X6 — translation MTSRFTAMSSSGTVGILGQEPHNVTNHPVRRAALPWVPCPPPLGLPRPPSRPLGPLATTILFCMLLDPALPLTQEHQDVPTTEWVPSLNMKFDRRTMELSWDCKENTTYLECVMIHKEKGEIRKKPKNKDCHCNFSHDSLHGGVTFVVKVNGTQGPIPEKLVYTNPGGEGTAAQNFSCFIYNVNFMNCTWAKGRAAPDDVQYFLYIQDFKEKRERECPHYVTDSGTHVGCHLHDLSGLTFRNYFLVNGTSRETAVQFFDTILSLKKIEIYSPPDNVSVDCNPSHCQILWDPPRTRHPSSAWDFNYQLRIQKQNNKEHAGNQLIDVTGKSENKYNFPSPEPRPTHTVTIRASDARGQHWSAWSQPVEFGCLHQRPYSRGFRTSRINGVRTFTLTTRSSGRNPPRIQERSTMKRS, via the exons ATGACTTCACGCTTCACCGCAATGTCCTCCTCGGGGACTGTCGGCATCCTCGGCCAAGAGCCGCACAACGTGACTAACCATCCAGTCAGAAGAGCAGCCCTCCCGTGGGTCCCCTGCCCGCCACCCTTGG GGCTTCCTCGTCCTCCCAGCCGCCCCCTGGGACCCTTGGCCACCACCATCCTGTTCTGTATGCTGCTGGACCCAGCATTACCCCTGACTCAGGAGCACCAGG ATGTTCCAACCACAGAATGGGTCCCCAGTCTAAATATGAAGTTTGACCGAAGGACAATGGAACTGAGTTGGGACTGCAAAGAAAACACTACCTACCTCGAATGTGTGATGATCcacaaggagaaaggagagatcaGAAAAAAG CCCAAGAACAAAGACTGTCACTGCAACTTTTCCCATGATTCTCTCCATGGGGGAGTCACGTTCGTGGTTAAAGTAAATGGCACCCAAGGACCGATTCCAGAAAAACTGGTCTACACTAACCCAG GTGGCGAGGGCACCGCTGCCCAAAACTTCTCCTGTTTTATCTACAATGTGAACTTCATGAACTGCACTTGGGCGAAAGGTCGGGCTGCGCCTGATGACGTCCAATATTTCTTGTACATACAAGACTTTAA GGAAAAACGGGAAAGAGAGTGTCCTCATTACGTGACGGACTCAGGAACCCACGTCGGATGTCACCTGCACGATCTGTCGGGATTAACGTTCCGCAATTACTTCCTGGTGAACGGTACCAGCCGAGAGACGGCGGTCCAGTTTTTTGATACGATTTTGTCCTtgaaaaaaatag AAATATACAGCCCGCCCGACAACGTCAGCGTCGACTGCAACCCGTCCCACTGCCAGATCCTCTGGGACCCGCCCAGGACGCGACACCCCTCGTCCGCCTGGGACTTCAACTACCAGCTGCGCATCCAGAAACAG aacaacAAGGAACACGCCGGAAATCAACTG ATCGACGTGACCGGCAAATcggaaaataaatacaacttccCGAGTCCAGAGCCCAGACCCACGCACACTGTGACGATACGGGCCTCAGACGCACGGGGACAGCATTGGAGTGCCTGGAGCCAGCCCGTGGAGTTTG GTTGTTTGCATCAGAGACCTTATTCCCGCGGATTCCGCACATCAAGGATAAATGGAGTGAGAACGTTCACACTGACCACcag ATCATCTGGGAGAAATCCACCCCGGATACAGGAAAGATCGACCATGAAGAGATCCTAA
- the LOC106982042 gene encoding granulocyte-macrophage colony-stimulating factor receptor subunit alpha-like isoform X1: MTSRFTAMSSSGTVGILGQEPHNVTNHPVRRAALPWVPCPPPLGLPRPPSRPLGPLATTILFCMLLDPALPLTQEHQDVPTTEWVPSLNMKFDRRTMELSWDCKENTTYLECVMIHKEKGEIRKKPKNKDCHCNFSHDSLHGGVTFVVKVNGTQGPIPEKLVYTNPGGEGTAAQNFSCFIYNVNFMNCTWAKGRAAPDDVQYFLYIQDFKEKRERECPHYVTDSGTHVGCHLHDLSGLTFRNYFLVNGTSRETAVQFFDTILSLKKIEIYSPPDNVSVDCNPSHCQILWDPPRTRHPSSAWDFNYQLRIQKQNNKEHAGNQLIDVTGKSENKYNFPSPEPRPTHTVTIRASDARGQHWSAWSQPVEFGSTQATASFVHVYVLVVLGTFVCALILSCLVKRLFASETLFPRIPHIKDKWSENVHTDHQGGPAHRAPGSHPQPSATRAPLAGFPKTRHPRPPCAPQIIWEKSTPDTGKIDHEEILTVEEVTVAPESV, translated from the exons ATGACTTCACGCTTCACCGCAATGTCCTCCTCGGGGACTGTCGGCATCCTCGGCCAAGAGCCGCACAACGTGACTAACCATCCAGTCAGAAGAGCAGCCCTCCCGTGGGTCCCCTGCCCGCCACCCTTGG GGCTTCCTCGTCCTCCCAGCCGCCCCCTGGGACCCTTGGCCACCACCATCCTGTTCTGTATGCTGCTGGACCCAGCATTACCCCTGACTCAGGAGCACCAGG ATGTTCCAACCACAGAATGGGTCCCCAGTCTAAATATGAAGTTTGACCGAAGGACAATGGAACTGAGTTGGGACTGCAAAGAAAACACTACCTACCTCGAATGTGTGATGATCcacaaggagaaaggagagatcaGAAAAAAG CCCAAGAACAAAGACTGTCACTGCAACTTTTCCCATGATTCTCTCCATGGGGGAGTCACGTTCGTGGTTAAAGTAAATGGCACCCAAGGACCGATTCCAGAAAAACTGGTCTACACTAACCCAG GTGGCGAGGGCACCGCTGCCCAAAACTTCTCCTGTTTTATCTACAATGTGAACTTCATGAACTGCACTTGGGCGAAAGGTCGGGCTGCGCCTGATGACGTCCAATATTTCTTGTACATACAAGACTTTAA GGAAAAACGGGAAAGAGAGTGTCCTCATTACGTGACGGACTCAGGAACCCACGTCGGATGTCACCTGCACGATCTGTCGGGATTAACGTTCCGCAATTACTTCCTGGTGAACGGTACCAGCCGAGAGACGGCGGTCCAGTTTTTTGATACGATTTTGTCCTtgaaaaaaatag AAATATACAGCCCGCCCGACAACGTCAGCGTCGACTGCAACCCGTCCCACTGCCAGATCCTCTGGGACCCGCCCAGGACGCGACACCCCTCGTCCGCCTGGGACTTCAACTACCAGCTGCGCATCCAGAAACAG aacaacAAGGAACACGCCGGAAATCAACTG ATCGACGTGACCGGCAAATcggaaaataaatacaacttccCGAGTCCAGAGCCCAGACCCACGCACACTGTGACGATACGGGCCTCAGACGCACGGGGACAGCATTGGAGTGCCTGGAGCCAGCCCGTGGAGTTTG gcTCCACACAAGCCACAGCCAGCTTTGTGCACGTCTATGTGCTCGTGGTCCTGGGGACCTTCGTCTGTGCCCTGATTCTCAGCTGCCTTGTGAAAAG GTTGTTTGCATCAGAGACCTTATTCCCGCGGATTCCGCACATCAAGGATAAATGGAGTGAGAACGTTCACACTGACCACcag GGCGGCCCCGCCCACCGGGCCCCCGGTTCCCATCCACAGCCCTCGGCCACCCGAGCCCCGCTCGCTGGGTTCCCGAAAACCCGACACCCCCGTCCTCCCTGTGCTCCCCAGATCATCTGGGAGAAATCCACCCCGGATACAGGAAAGATCGACCATGAAGAGATCCTAACCGTGGAGGAAGTCACCGTCGCCCCGGAGAGCGTGTGA
- the LOC106982042 gene encoding granulocyte-macrophage colony-stimulating factor receptor subunit alpha-like isoform X4: MTSRFTAMSSSGTVGILGQEPHNVTNHPVRRAALPWVPCPPPLGLPRPPSRPLGPLATTILFCMLLDPALPLTQEHQDVPTTEWVPSLNMKFDRRTMELSWDCKENTTYLECVMIHKEKGEIRKKPKNKDCHCNFSHDSLHGGVTFVVKVNGTQGPIPEKLVYTNPGGEGTAAQNFSCFIYNVNFMNCTWAKGRAAPDDVQYFLYIQDFKEKRERECPHYVTDSGTHVGCHLHDLSGLTFRNYFLVNGTSRETAVQFFDTILSLKKIEIYSPPDNVSVDCNPSHCQILWDPPRTRHPSSAWDFNYQLRIQKQNNKEHAGNQLIDVTGKSENKYNFPSPEPRPTHTVTIRASDARGQHWSAWSQPVEFGCLHQRPYSRGFRTSRINGVRTFTLTTRAAPPTGPPVPIHSPRPPEPRSLGSRKPDTPVLPVLPRSSGRNPPRIQERSTMKRS; the protein is encoded by the exons ATGACTTCACGCTTCACCGCAATGTCCTCCTCGGGGACTGTCGGCATCCTCGGCCAAGAGCCGCACAACGTGACTAACCATCCAGTCAGAAGAGCAGCCCTCCCGTGGGTCCCCTGCCCGCCACCCTTGG GGCTTCCTCGTCCTCCCAGCCGCCCCCTGGGACCCTTGGCCACCACCATCCTGTTCTGTATGCTGCTGGACCCAGCATTACCCCTGACTCAGGAGCACCAGG ATGTTCCAACCACAGAATGGGTCCCCAGTCTAAATATGAAGTTTGACCGAAGGACAATGGAACTGAGTTGGGACTGCAAAGAAAACACTACCTACCTCGAATGTGTGATGATCcacaaggagaaaggagagatcaGAAAAAAG CCCAAGAACAAAGACTGTCACTGCAACTTTTCCCATGATTCTCTCCATGGGGGAGTCACGTTCGTGGTTAAAGTAAATGGCACCCAAGGACCGATTCCAGAAAAACTGGTCTACACTAACCCAG GTGGCGAGGGCACCGCTGCCCAAAACTTCTCCTGTTTTATCTACAATGTGAACTTCATGAACTGCACTTGGGCGAAAGGTCGGGCTGCGCCTGATGACGTCCAATATTTCTTGTACATACAAGACTTTAA GGAAAAACGGGAAAGAGAGTGTCCTCATTACGTGACGGACTCAGGAACCCACGTCGGATGTCACCTGCACGATCTGTCGGGATTAACGTTCCGCAATTACTTCCTGGTGAACGGTACCAGCCGAGAGACGGCGGTCCAGTTTTTTGATACGATTTTGTCCTtgaaaaaaatag AAATATACAGCCCGCCCGACAACGTCAGCGTCGACTGCAACCCGTCCCACTGCCAGATCCTCTGGGACCCGCCCAGGACGCGACACCCCTCGTCCGCCTGGGACTTCAACTACCAGCTGCGCATCCAGAAACAG aacaacAAGGAACACGCCGGAAATCAACTG ATCGACGTGACCGGCAAATcggaaaataaatacaacttccCGAGTCCAGAGCCCAGACCCACGCACACTGTGACGATACGGGCCTCAGACGCACGGGGACAGCATTGGAGTGCCTGGAGCCAGCCCGTGGAGTTTG GTTGTTTGCATCAGAGACCTTATTCCCGCGGATTCCGCACATCAAGGATAAATGGAGTGAGAACGTTCACACTGACCACcag GGCGGCCCCGCCCACCGGGCCCCCGGTTCCCATCCACAGCCCTCGGCCACCCGAGCCCCGCTCGCTGGGTTCCCGAAAACCCGACACCCCCGTCCTCCCTGTGCTCCCCAGATCATCTGGGAGAAATCCACCCCGGATACAGGAAAGATCGACCATGAAGAGATCCTAA
- the LOC106982042 gene encoding granulocyte-macrophage colony-stimulating factor receptor subunit alpha-like isoform X5 — protein sequence MLLDPALPLTQEHQDVPTTEWVPSLNMKFDRRTMELSWDCKENTTYLECVMIHKEKGEIRKKPKNKDCHCNFSHDSLHGGVTFVVKVNGTQGPIPEKLVYTNPGGEGTAAQNFSCFIYNVNFMNCTWAKGRAAPDDVQYFLYIQDFKEKRERECPHYVTDSGTHVGCHLHDLSGLTFRNYFLVNGTSRETAVQFFDTILSLKKIEIYSPPDNVSVDCNPSHCQILWDPPRTRHPSSAWDFNYQLRIQKQNNKEHAGNQLIDVTGKSENKYNFPSPEPRPTHTVTIRASDARGQHWSAWSQPVEFGSTQATASFVHVYVLVVLGTFVCALILSCLVKRLFASETLFPRIPHIKDKWSENVHTDHQGGPAHRAPGSHPQPSATRAPLAGFPKTRHPRPPCAPQIIWEKSTPDTGKIDHEEILTVEEVTVAPESV from the exons ATGCTGCTGGACCCAGCATTACCCCTGACTCAGGAGCACCAGG ATGTTCCAACCACAGAATGGGTCCCCAGTCTAAATATGAAGTTTGACCGAAGGACAATGGAACTGAGTTGGGACTGCAAAGAAAACACTACCTACCTCGAATGTGTGATGATCcacaaggagaaaggagagatcaGAAAAAAG CCCAAGAACAAAGACTGTCACTGCAACTTTTCCCATGATTCTCTCCATGGGGGAGTCACGTTCGTGGTTAAAGTAAATGGCACCCAAGGACCGATTCCAGAAAAACTGGTCTACACTAACCCAG GTGGCGAGGGCACCGCTGCCCAAAACTTCTCCTGTTTTATCTACAATGTGAACTTCATGAACTGCACTTGGGCGAAAGGTCGGGCTGCGCCTGATGACGTCCAATATTTCTTGTACATACAAGACTTTAA GGAAAAACGGGAAAGAGAGTGTCCTCATTACGTGACGGACTCAGGAACCCACGTCGGATGTCACCTGCACGATCTGTCGGGATTAACGTTCCGCAATTACTTCCTGGTGAACGGTACCAGCCGAGAGACGGCGGTCCAGTTTTTTGATACGATTTTGTCCTtgaaaaaaatag AAATATACAGCCCGCCCGACAACGTCAGCGTCGACTGCAACCCGTCCCACTGCCAGATCCTCTGGGACCCGCCCAGGACGCGACACCCCTCGTCCGCCTGGGACTTCAACTACCAGCTGCGCATCCAGAAACAG aacaacAAGGAACACGCCGGAAATCAACTG ATCGACGTGACCGGCAAATcggaaaataaatacaacttccCGAGTCCAGAGCCCAGACCCACGCACACTGTGACGATACGGGCCTCAGACGCACGGGGACAGCATTGGAGTGCCTGGAGCCAGCCCGTGGAGTTTG gcTCCACACAAGCCACAGCCAGCTTTGTGCACGTCTATGTGCTCGTGGTCCTGGGGACCTTCGTCTGTGCCCTGATTCTCAGCTGCCTTGTGAAAAG GTTGTTTGCATCAGAGACCTTATTCCCGCGGATTCCGCACATCAAGGATAAATGGAGTGAGAACGTTCACACTGACCACcag GGCGGCCCCGCCCACCGGGCCCCCGGTTCCCATCCACAGCCCTCGGCCACCCGAGCCCCGCTCGCTGGGTTCCCGAAAACCCGACACCCCCGTCCTCCCTGTGCTCCCCAGATCATCTGGGAGAAATCCACCCCGGATACAGGAAAGATCGACCATGAAGAGATCCTAACCGTGGAGGAAGTCACCGTCGCCCCGGAGAGCGTGTGA
- the LOC106982042 gene encoding granulocyte-macrophage colony-stimulating factor receptor subunit alpha-like isoform X7, giving the protein MKFDRRTMELSWDCKENTTYLECVMIHKEKGEIRKKPKNKDCHCNFSHDSLHGGVTFVVKVNGTQGPIPEKLVYTNPGGEGTAAQNFSCFIYNVNFMNCTWAKGRAAPDDVQYFLYIQDFKEKRERECPHYVTDSGTHVGCHLHDLSGLTFRNYFLVNGTSRETAVQFFDTILSLKKIEIYSPPDNVSVDCNPSHCQILWDPPRTRHPSSAWDFNYQLRIQKQNNKEHAGNQLIDVTGKSENKYNFPSPEPRPTHTVTIRASDARGQHWSAWSQPVEFGSTQATASFVHVYVLVVLGTFVCALILSCLVKRLFASETLFPRIPHIKDKWSENVHTDHQGGPAHRAPGSHPQPSATRAPLAGFPKTRHPRPPCAPQIIWEKSTPDTGKIDHEEILTVEEVTVAPESV; this is encoded by the exons ATGAAGTTTGACCGAAGGACAATGGAACTGAGTTGGGACTGCAAAGAAAACACTACCTACCTCGAATGTGTGATGATCcacaaggagaaaggagagatcaGAAAAAAG CCCAAGAACAAAGACTGTCACTGCAACTTTTCCCATGATTCTCTCCATGGGGGAGTCACGTTCGTGGTTAAAGTAAATGGCACCCAAGGACCGATTCCAGAAAAACTGGTCTACACTAACCCAG GTGGCGAGGGCACCGCTGCCCAAAACTTCTCCTGTTTTATCTACAATGTGAACTTCATGAACTGCACTTGGGCGAAAGGTCGGGCTGCGCCTGATGACGTCCAATATTTCTTGTACATACAAGACTTTAA GGAAAAACGGGAAAGAGAGTGTCCTCATTACGTGACGGACTCAGGAACCCACGTCGGATGTCACCTGCACGATCTGTCGGGATTAACGTTCCGCAATTACTTCCTGGTGAACGGTACCAGCCGAGAGACGGCGGTCCAGTTTTTTGATACGATTTTGTCCTtgaaaaaaatag AAATATACAGCCCGCCCGACAACGTCAGCGTCGACTGCAACCCGTCCCACTGCCAGATCCTCTGGGACCCGCCCAGGACGCGACACCCCTCGTCCGCCTGGGACTTCAACTACCAGCTGCGCATCCAGAAACAG aacaacAAGGAACACGCCGGAAATCAACTG ATCGACGTGACCGGCAAATcggaaaataaatacaacttccCGAGTCCAGAGCCCAGACCCACGCACACTGTGACGATACGGGCCTCAGACGCACGGGGACAGCATTGGAGTGCCTGGAGCCAGCCCGTGGAGTTTG gcTCCACACAAGCCACAGCCAGCTTTGTGCACGTCTATGTGCTCGTGGTCCTGGGGACCTTCGTCTGTGCCCTGATTCTCAGCTGCCTTGTGAAAAG GTTGTTTGCATCAGAGACCTTATTCCCGCGGATTCCGCACATCAAGGATAAATGGAGTGAGAACGTTCACACTGACCACcag GGCGGCCCCGCCCACCGGGCCCCCGGTTCCCATCCACAGCCCTCGGCCACCCGAGCCCCGCTCGCTGGGTTCCCGAAAACCCGACACCCCCGTCCTCCCTGTGCTCCCCAGATCATCTGGGAGAAATCCACCCCGGATACAGGAAAGATCGACCATGAAGAGATCCTAACCGTGGAGGAAGTCACCGTCGCCCCGGAGAGCGTGTGA